One window of Candidatus Regiella endosymbiont of Tuberolachnus salignus genomic DNA carries:
- a CDS encoding YopT-type cysteine protease domain-containing protein yields MIYPPPLPDPLKEYYKRNDKLFGEDFHAKLNNIYHKNHTGKKEVVISSEERYFSENSLESCYKIHNSPAVLEHKKIVESDFPQSFLLHLVPNFIESLLYKGNSSGFIVFNQVRYSDDIKKEKYIINNKEPIIFMHKNGLCYGLAFAWLVRQGNDSSNDFFEYIKTESGYDEICYVHKIQKSKNDIKKREEKIKKREEGIKECEEKIKEFEEEIKKEPKSTIYQFFIDVKKDIINSRENTIKINKDMINANEFIINIRINNFGYYDIDNGDKKIYVYTINDYVNDMTGKKHRCRELAINIFPTNDGRYHIRYNNNHTIALFIDNKTNKFKLFDANYGEYSFFTLTDMKNHFNQFYRAKGEITNIFAYQVIPEPDLTAATATA; encoded by the coding sequence ATGATATATCCTCCACCGCTTCCAGATCCATTGAAAGAGTACTACAAAAGAAATGATAAACTATTTGGAGAAGATTTTCATGCTAAATTAAATAACATTTATCATAAAAATCATACAGGAAAAAAGGAGGTTGTGATATCTAGCGAAGAACGTTATTTTTCTGAAAACAGTCTAGAAAGCTGTTATAAGATTCACAATTCACCCGCTGTTTTAGAACATAAAAAGATTGTGGAAAGCGATTTCCCTCAATCTTTTTTATTACATTTAGTTCCAAATTTTATTGAATCATTATTGTATAAAGGAAACAGCTCAGGCTTCATTGTATTCAATCAAGTTCGATATTCGGACGATATAAAAAAAGAAAAATATATTATAAACAACAAGGAACCTATAATTTTTATGCACAAAAATGGGTTGTGTTACGGATTAGCATTTGCCTGGTTAGTGAGACAAGGAAATGATAGCAGTAATGATTTTTTTGAATATATTAAAACAGAATCAGGCTATGATGAAATCTGTTATGTACATAAAATACAAAAAAGTAAAAATGATATTAAAAAACGAGAAGAAAAAATTAAAAAACGAGAAGAAGGAATTAAAGAATGCGAAGAAAAAATTAAAGAATTCGAAGAAGAAATTAAAAAAGAGCCAAAAAGTACAATCTATCAATTTTTCATAGATGTAAAAAAAGATATTATAAATAGCAGAGAAAATACTATAAAAATAAATAAAGATATGATAAATGCCAACGAATTTATTATAAATATCCGCATAAATAATTTTGGCTATTACGATATAGATAATGGAGATAAAAAAATATATGTTTATACAATCAATGACTATGTAAATGACATGACAGGTAAAAAACATCGGTGTAGAGAATTAGCTATCAATATATTCCCAACAAATGATGGTCGATATCATATTAGATACAATAATAATCATACGATAGCTCTGTTTATTGATAATAAAACCAACAAATTTAAATTGTTTGACGCCAATTATGGTGAGTATTCGTTTTTTACTCTTACCGACATGAAGAACCACTTCAACCAATTTTATCGAGCTAAAGGGGAAATAACAAACATTTTCGCCTACCAGGTTATACCAGAGCCAGATCTGACTGCAGCTACCGCAACGGCTTAA
- a CDS encoding helix-turn-helix transcriptional regulator, with protein sequence MTAFDPTQFIQFHKVFSELSVAQSETVLLFAIGIPYEDIADFRHISVKSVRRHLHESMKKLSIFSLNSLRSVIIIRLFLFTFNGISAGQ encoded by the coding sequence ATGACTGCGTTTGATCCTACCCAATTTATCCAGTTTCACAAGGTTTTTTCGGAACTTTCCGTTGCGCAAAGTGAAACGGTGCTGCTATTTGCAATAGGGATTCCCTATGAAGACATAGCGGATTTTCGTCATATTTCGGTGAAAAGTGTGAGAAGACATCTCCATGAATCAATGAAGAAATTATCTATTTTTTCCCTAAATTCACTACGTTCTGTAATTATTATTCGTTTATTTTTATTCACATTTAACGGTATTTCAGCTGGTCAGTGA
- a CDS encoding helix-turn-helix transcriptional regulator produces MLDTTTREPTTVGEILQEEFLTSLGISQEELAGIMGVTRATVNRLCKGRSFNRRERDIVS; encoded by the coding sequence ATGCTTGATACCACTACCCGTGAACCCACCACTGTGGGTGAAATTTTGCAGGAAGAATTTTTAACCTCGCTGGGGATAAGTCAGGAAGAATTAGCAGGCATTATGGGAGTTACCCGCGCAACGGTTAACCGGTTGTGTAAGGGACGGTCGTTTAACCGTAGAGAAAGAGACATTGTTTCCTGA
- a CDS encoding helix-turn-helix transcriptional regulator: MNYETIPEITIPNELKLILDQVPEPWGIKNLESRFVYANPALIRLNSLKSSSDMVGKIDHEVESTLAELGAESFKEQDRKVFKTKKDLVTLELYPKAVDYPYVVRKYPYFNDKQECIGVVGYVKTLEVCSLDSYVKGSMPGSLLLRNPDGFFDEKECEVIFFRLQGMKCSAIGERLNLSRRTIENRLQLLYTKAGVKNSDEFKCFCEEKNYHRYLPKKFIPQLSIHFEGVTHPEPL, encoded by the coding sequence ATGAACTATGAAACGATTCCTGAAATCACTATTCCGAATGAATTAAAATTAATACTTGACCAAGTACCAGAGCCTTGGGGTATTAAAAACCTTGAATCCCGTTTCGTCTATGCCAATCCAGCGTTGATTCGTTTAAACAGTTTAAAATCTAGCTCGGATATGGTCGGTAAAATTGATCATGAAGTCGAATCGACGTTAGCAGAGTTAGGGGCTGAATCATTTAAAGAACAAGATAGAAAGGTATTCAAAACTAAAAAAGATCTGGTCACACTGGAACTTTACCCTAAAGCTGTTGATTATCCCTACGTTGTAAGAAAATATCCGTATTTCAATGATAAACAGGAGTGTATTGGGGTTGTTGGTTATGTTAAAACTCTCGAGGTTTGTTCTTTAGACAGTTATGTAAAAGGATCGATGCCAGGTTCATTATTGTTGAGAAATCCCGATGGTTTTTTTGATGAAAAAGAATGCGAAGTGATTTTTTTCAGACTACAAGGTATGAAATGTAGCGCTATAGGTGAGAGGCTGAACCTTTCTCGTAGAACAATAGAAAATCGTCTGCAACTACTCTATACAAAAGCCGGGGTTAAGAACTCTGACGAGTTTAAATGTTTTTGCGAAGAAAAAAATTATCACCGTTACCTTCCAAAAAAATTCATCCCCCAACTGAGCATTCATTTTGAGGGGGTTACTCACCCCGAACCCCTTTGA
- a CDS encoding IS5 family transposase (programmed frameshift), with protein MNLAHRRHDISDHVWSLLEAHLPGRKGTWGGIARDNRQFINAVFWILRTGAPWRDLPPDYGGWKNTHRRFCRWRDKGLWESLLEALIVEPDFEWLMIDATHSKVHPHAAGAKGGNQDMERNKRGLNSKIHLAVDAHGMPVRIFITSGTTADCQQATNLTKGIAAEYLLADKGYDSDNIIKKAEEAGMQIVIPPKKNRKIQREYDKALYKHRHLVENAFLHLKRWRGIATRYAKNTSSFLAAVQIRCLALWLKIS; from the exons ATGAATTTAGCCCATCGCCGCCACGATATATCCGATCATGTTTGGAGCCTATTGGAAGCTCATCTCCCGGGGAGAAAAGGCACTTGGGGTGGCATAGCCAGAGATAACAGGCAGTTTATTAATGCTGTTTTCTGGATATTGAGAACCGGCGCTCCCTGGCGTGATTTACCGCCTGATTATGGCGGTTGGAAAAATACTCATCGCCGGTTTTGCCGCTGGCGTGACAAGGGGCTATGGGAGTCTCTGCTCGAAGCGCTGATTGTGGAGCCAGATTTTGAATGGCTGATGATTGATGCCACTCATAGCAAAGTTCACCCTCATGCAGCAGGCGCAAAAGGCGGTAATCAGGATATGGAGCGCA ACAAAAGGGGGCTCAACAGTAAGATACATCTGGCCGTGGATGCGCATGGTATGCCGGTCAGAATTTTTATTACATCAGGTACCACAGCAGATTGTCAGCAAGCAACGAATTTAACCAAAGGTATTGCAGCAGAATATCTGTTGGCTGACAAGGGCTATGACAGTGATAACATCATTAAAAAAGCAGAAGAAGCCGGCATGCAAATCGTAATACCACCTAAAAAGAATCGTAAAATTCAACGTGAGTACGATAAAGCGCTCTACAAGCATCGACATCTCGTGGAAAATGCTTTTCTGCACCTAAAGCGCTGGCGAGGTATTGCTACTCGTTATGCAAAAAATACCTCCTCTTTTCTCGCTGCTGTACAAATACGATGCCTTGCTCTATGGCTCAAGATCTCATGA
- the trfA gene encoding plasmid replication initiator TrfA, with translation MLKNIQDLMKLGLENLEKKQADGLNDLEAHKAFIEASLAKEKRRNTPKNEMIESKTTGSLLPSCSNNVFILPNAILRCSLFGIVAKGKRCYEKKSLKAAVKGITVKFTGEQLDQADLDVWAECIHRCRGYELGEKIRFSSHSFLKAIRRSTGNSQHEWLKSCLLRLSACVLELGDGRFFYVGHLLQEWYRDEKTGEYIVVINPKIAVFFSVDMWTGILAEQRAKLKNKPLAKWLHAFYSTHDKPFEYKVETLMNLCGSEVFAVKTFKQKLKKSLVDLSDVTGWECSIDKNDLVQVKKN, from the coding sequence ATGCTCAAAAATATTCAAGATTTGATGAAGCTCGGGTTAGAAAATCTTGAAAAAAAACAAGCTGATGGATTAAATGATCTTGAAGCTCACAAAGCATTCATTGAGGCATCTCTAGCGAAAGAAAAAAGGCGAAATACGCCCAAAAATGAAATGATTGAAAGTAAAACAACAGGTTCTCTACTGCCTTCTTGTTCGAATAATGTTTTTATACTTCCTAATGCTATTTTGCGGTGCTCTTTGTTCGGCATAGTTGCAAAAGGGAAGAGGTGTTATGAGAAAAAAAGTCTCAAAGCTGCTGTTAAAGGTATTACGGTTAAGTTTACTGGTGAACAACTTGATCAAGCCGATCTTGATGTCTGGGCAGAGTGTATTCATCGTTGCCGAGGTTATGAATTAGGAGAAAAAATCCGTTTTTCTTCACATTCTTTTCTCAAAGCAATTCGGCGCAGTACAGGTAACTCTCAGCATGAATGGTTGAAATCTTGTTTACTCCGGTTGTCAGCTTGTGTATTGGAGCTTGGTGATGGACGTTTTTTCTATGTGGGGCACCTTCTTCAGGAATGGTATCGAGATGAAAAAACTGGAGAATATATTGTTGTAATTAATCCAAAAATTGCAGTGTTTTTTTCAGTCGACATGTGGACAGGAATTTTAGCGGAACAGCGAGCAAAATTGAAAAATAAACCGTTAGCAAAGTGGTTACATGCCTTTTACAGTACGCACGATAAGCCATTTGAATACAAAGTAGAAACATTAATGAATTTATGTGGTAGTGAAGTTTTTGCGGTGAAGACCTTTAAGCAAAAACTTAAAAAATCCCTTGTCGATCTCTCTGATGTGACAGGTTGGGAGTGTTCGATAGATAAAAATGATTTGGTACAAGTAAAAAAGAATTAA